From the Brevibacillus choshinensis genome, one window contains:
- a CDS encoding GNAT family N-acetyltransferase: MEIRRLGPEDAEAFSVVRLEALQKDPDAFGATYEDEKKRTLEEWKERLSQTSPSESGFFGAFSDGEIVGTIGFFRHKGTKARHKVAIVSMYVRESHRGSGLAAGLMNAAIDYLRGLGDVDQVQLAVVTTNPAAVRFYEKMGFATYGFEKRALRVGDQYFDEALMYLLFE; the protein is encoded by the coding sequence ATGGAGATTAGACGACTAGGTCCCGAGGATGCAGAAGCATTTTCTGTAGTGAGACTCGAGGCATTACAAAAAGATCCGGATGCTTTCGGAGCTACATATGAGGACGAGAAAAAGCGCACGCTGGAGGAATGGAAAGAGAGATTGTCACAAACATCACCCAGCGAAAGTGGTTTTTTTGGAGCTTTTTCTGATGGGGAAATCGTAGGGACGATCGGTTTCTTCCGACATAAAGGGACGAAAGCGCGACACAAAGTAGCGATTGTCTCCATGTACGTAAGAGAATCCCACCGGGGCTCAGGGCTGGCAGCAGGGTTAATGAACGCGGCGATCGATTATTTACGTGGATTAGGGGATGTAGATCAGGTGCAGCTGGCAGTCGTCACGACGAATCCCGCCGCTGTCCGCTTCTATGAAAAAATGGGATTTGCAACATATGGCTTTGAAAAGCGTGCGCTCAGAGTAGGGGATCAGTATTTCGACGAAGCGCTGATGTACCTCCTGTTCGAATAA
- a CDS encoding SDR family oxidoreductase, with protein sequence MDLQLQGKTAIVLASSKGLGRATAICLAQEGANVTICGRDEAALASVRAEIEQATGKAPLAVTVDVTKGEDIKRVVDETVRHFGNVHILINNSGGPTPGSFDQLSDEHWIKAFELNLLSYVRAIRAVLPHMRANQFGRIINFASSSFKQPLENLILSNTFRTGVLGLAKTLSAELGPDGILINTIGPGRIATDRVKQLDEMDAEKKGTDAHSVRTQSEKLIPLGRYGQPDEFARMVTFLASPANSYVTGQSFLVDGGLVRAI encoded by the coding sequence ATGGATTTGCAACTGCAAGGAAAGACGGCAATCGTACTCGCATCGTCAAAAGGACTTGGAAGAGCCACTGCAATTTGTCTCGCACAAGAAGGAGCGAACGTGACGATTTGCGGGCGTGATGAAGCGGCCCTGGCGAGTGTGCGCGCTGAAATTGAGCAGGCGACAGGCAAGGCACCTCTAGCGGTTACAGTCGATGTGACCAAGGGAGAAGACATTAAGCGCGTAGTAGACGAAACGGTTCGACATTTCGGCAACGTACATATTTTGATTAACAATTCAGGTGGACCTACGCCGGGTTCCTTTGATCAGTTGAGTGACGAGCATTGGATCAAAGCATTCGAGCTGAACCTGCTCAGCTATGTACGTGCGATTCGAGCAGTCTTGCCGCACATGCGCGCCAATCAGTTCGGCCGCATCATCAACTTTGCATCCTCTTCTTTCAAACAACCTCTGGAGAACCTGATTCTCTCCAATACATTCCGCACAGGCGTGCTGGGGTTGGCCAAAACCTTGTCCGCAGAGCTTGGGCCAGACGGCATTCTGATCAATACGATTGGACCAGGGCGAATCGCAACAGATCGCGTGAAGCAGTTGGATGAAATGGATGCGGAGAAAAAGGGTACGGATGCCCATTCTGTGCGCACTCAATCAGAAAAGCTGATCCCACTCGGTCGTTACGGTCAGCCGGATGAGTTTGCACGCATGGTGACGTTTCTCGCATCACCTGCCAACAGTTATGTGACAGGACAGTCCTTCCTGGTAGATGGTGGCTTGGTACGGGCTATTTAA
- the leuD gene encoding 3-isopropylmalate dehydratase small subunit, whose protein sequence is MNPFVIHTGQVAPLDRVNVDTDAIIPKQFLKRIERSGFGQFLFYEWRFAVDGTPIDSFILNTPEYKDSTILLARNNFGCGSSREHAPWALTDYGFRAVIAPSFADIFYNNCFKNGFLPITLSEEQVDELFKRAQENENYQLTIDLQEQVVKDNEGLSYPFEVDSYRRYCMLNGLDDIGITLQYEDKIAAYEANR, encoded by the coding sequence ATGAACCCATTTGTCATCCACACGGGTCAGGTAGCACCACTCGACCGTGTAAACGTAGATACAGACGCAATCATTCCCAAACAGTTTTTGAAGCGTATCGAGCGCAGCGGCTTTGGCCAATTCCTGTTTTACGAATGGCGCTTTGCCGTTGATGGAACCCCCATCGACTCGTTCATCCTGAATACGCCAGAGTACAAAGACTCTACGATTCTGTTGGCTCGGAACAACTTTGGCTGCGGTTCCTCCCGTGAGCACGCGCCTTGGGCTCTGACAGACTACGGGTTCCGTGCGGTCATTGCACCGTCTTTTGCTGATATCTTCTACAACAACTGCTTCAAAAACGGCTTCTTGCCGATCACACTAAGCGAAGAACAAGTAGATGAACTGTTCAAACGTGCACAAGAGAATGAAAATTATCAATTGACAATCGACCTGCAAGAGCAAGTCGTGAAAGACAATGAGGGTCTCTCCTATCCGTTTGAAGTGGATTCCTATCGTCGTTACTGCATGTTGAATGGTCTGGACGATATCGGCATTACCTTGCAATACGAAGACAAAATTGCAGCTTATGAGGCAAACCGCTAA
- the leuC gene encoding 3-isopropylmalate dehydratase large subunit — MKARTMFEKIWDNHAIHEEAGKPSLLYIDLHLVHEVTSPQAFEGLRLAGRQVRRPELTFATMDHNVPTADRFNVKDPISRQQMETLTDNCKEFGITLADLNSPDQGIVHVIGPELGLTHPGKTIVCGDSHTSTHGAFGALAFGIGTSEVEHVLATQCLQQLKPKTMEVRVNGDLPFGVSAKDLILAIIAKYGTDFATGYVIEYTGAAIRKLTMEERMTVCNMTIEGGARAGLIAPDQTTFEYLKNKRFVPQGEDFLSAVEAWKQLCTDEGAQYDTVVEIDATQIAPQVTWGTSPGMGTNITSTVPNPESFETTAQRKAAQDALAYMGLTPGTPMNEIKIDRVFIGSCTNGRIEDLRKAAEVAKGRKVSPSVHAMVVPGSQAVKQIAEQEGLHLIFQEAGFDWRESGCSMCLAMNPDILSEGERCASTSNRNFEGRQGRGGRTHLVSPEMAAAAAIAGHFVDVREWKNENASQEVFQ; from the coding sequence ATGAAAGCCCGCACGATGTTTGAAAAGATTTGGGACAATCACGCGATTCACGAAGAAGCAGGTAAGCCTAGCCTCTTGTACATCGACTTGCACCTGGTTCACGAGGTAACCTCTCCTCAAGCCTTTGAAGGACTCCGCCTGGCAGGACGACAAGTTCGTCGCCCTGAATTGACTTTCGCAACCATGGACCACAACGTTCCTACCGCTGACCGCTTTAACGTAAAAGACCCCATCTCCCGTCAGCAAATGGAAACATTGACGGACAACTGCAAAGAGTTTGGCATCACACTAGCTGATCTGAACAGCCCTGACCAAGGTATCGTGCACGTTATCGGTCCTGAGCTCGGCCTGACTCATCCAGGGAAAACCATCGTTTGCGGTGACAGCCACACCTCTACACACGGTGCTTTTGGTGCACTTGCGTTCGGGATCGGTACTAGCGAAGTTGAACACGTACTGGCAACTCAATGTCTCCAACAGCTCAAACCAAAAACCATGGAAGTTCGCGTAAACGGCGACTTGCCTTTCGGTGTTAGCGCAAAAGACTTAATTTTGGCGATTATCGCAAAATACGGTACTGATTTTGCTACAGGCTATGTCATCGAGTATACAGGTGCTGCCATTCGCAAGCTCACGATGGAAGAGCGCATGACCGTTTGTAACATGACGATCGAAGGAGGCGCTCGCGCCGGTCTGATCGCACCTGACCAAACGACGTTTGAATACTTGAAAAACAAGCGCTTCGTTCCGCAAGGCGAAGACTTCCTGTCTGCAGTAGAAGCTTGGAAACAACTGTGCACGGACGAAGGAGCCCAATACGATACGGTCGTAGAAATCGATGCGACACAGATCGCTCCACAAGTCACATGGGGAACCAGCCCCGGAATGGGTACGAATATCACCAGCACCGTTCCAAACCCAGAGTCCTTCGAGACAACCGCTCAGCGTAAAGCTGCGCAAGACGCTCTCGCTTATATGGGTCTGACACCTGGCACACCAATGAACGAAATTAAAATCGATCGTGTGTTTATCGGCTCCTGTACGAATGGTCGTATCGAAGACCTGCGAAAAGCAGCTGAGGTAGCGAAAGGACGTAAGGTCTCCCCTTCTGTTCATGCCATGGTCGTTCCTGGTTCGCAGGCAGTGAAACAAATTGCAGAACAAGAAGGTTTGCATCTCATTTTCCAAGAAGCTGGCTTTGACTGGCGTGAATCAGGCTGCTCGATGTGTCTGGCGATGAACCCGGACATCCTGTCGGAAGGCGAGCGGTGTGCATCCACTTCCAACCGGAATTTTGAAGGACGCCAAGGACGCGGTGGACGCACTCACTTGGTCAGCCCCGAAATGGCTGCTGCTGCGGCAATTGCTGGTCACTTTGTTGACGTGCGTGAATGGAAAAATGAGAACGCAAGCCAGGAGGTATTCCAATGA
- a CDS encoding YajQ family cyclic di-GMP-binding protein: MSKESSFDIVSKVDLSEVNNAIQTALKEIENRFDFKGTKSKITLEKEELVLVSDDDFKLGQVKDILISKLVKREVPIKNLDYGKVEPASGGTVRQRVKLVQGIDKENAKKINNIIKDAGLKVKTQIQDDQIRVTGKSKDELQQIIIAIRESDLPLDVQFINYR, translated from the coding sequence ATGAGCAAAGAAAGCTCGTTTGATATTGTATCCAAGGTCGATCTGTCTGAGGTAAACAATGCGATCCAGACTGCCCTCAAGGAGATTGAGAACCGCTTTGATTTCAAAGGGACGAAAAGCAAGATTACGTTGGAAAAAGAAGAGCTCGTGCTCGTCTCAGATGACGATTTCAAGCTCGGACAGGTCAAGGATATTCTAATCAGCAAGCTGGTCAAGCGGGAAGTGCCTATCAAGAACCTGGACTATGGAAAAGTTGAGCCTGCCTCAGGTGGTACCGTTCGCCAGCGCGTCAAGCTCGTCCAGGGTATCGATAAGGAAAATGCGAAAAAAATTAACAACATCATCAAGGATGCTGGTCTGAAAGTGAAGACGCAAATTCAGGACGATCAGATCCGCGTGACAGGAAAAAGTAAAGATGAGCTGCAGCAAATCATCATTGCGATACGCGAGTCAGACCTTCCTCTGGATGTGCAATTTATCAACTATCGATAA
- a CDS encoding SRPBCC family protein: MLAVLQKTKDGYVARFETLNWSINGEDRVRFELYSESDGCRLVLFEKINKMTGDTPKDLAGWHVCLDVIKALLDDRIVDSREKEWEKWYKEYSLLVENFDYS, encoded by the coding sequence ATGTTAGCAGTTTTGCAAAAAACCAAGGATGGATATGTGGCTCGTTTTGAGACTCTAAACTGGAGTATAAATGGAGAAGACCGAGTTCGGTTTGAACTATATTCAGAATCCGATGGATGTCGGTTGGTCCTGTTTGAAAAGATCAATAAAATGACAGGTGACACTCCGAAAGATCTTGCAGGCTGGCATGTATGTTTGGATGTAATCAAAGCATTGCTGGACGACCGTATCGTTGACTCGCGTGAAAAAGAATGGGAAAAATGGTATAAGGAATACTCTTTACTTGTTGAAAACTTTGATTATAGCTAG
- a CDS encoding AMP-binding protein, translating into MLRQITIGDLLDETAGRYPEKEALVYQERGLRYSFAQFQEICNQAARGFMSLGIQKGENIAIWATNVPEWVISQYATAKMGGVLVTVNTSYRTHELEYLLRQSESTTLLLIDSYRDADYVGMVREICPELANCEPGNLQSARLPHLKNVIYIGEERQPGMFLWRDLLERSAQVAEEERKARQQTLLPDEVINMQYTSGTTGFPKGVMLSHSNIVNNAIKVAECQRLGMEDRVCIPVPFFHCFGCVMGTLACVATGATMVPVTAFDPGLVLSIVEQERCTALYGVPTMFIAELNHPSFAERDLSSLRTGIMAGSLCPIEVMKNVVHKMGIRDITIAYGQTESSPVITQTVPNDSIERKVETVGRVHEGVEAKVIDPITGETLPPGVQGELCTRGYLVMKGYYNMPEQTAKTIDSDGWLHTGDLATVDEEGYYRITGRLKDMIIRGGENIYPREVEEFLYTHPHILDVQIVGVPDTVYGEQVLACIRVKPGETLTEQDVLSYCEGKIARYKIPKYIQFIDEYPMTASGKIQKFKLREYAIHAFGLPGAGSTETA; encoded by the coding sequence ATGCTGCGTCAGATCACTATTGGAGATTTACTGGATGAGACAGCGGGTCGATACCCGGAGAAAGAGGCTCTCGTATATCAGGAAAGAGGGCTACGCTATTCATTTGCGCAATTCCAGGAAATTTGTAATCAGGCAGCCAGAGGATTCATGTCACTAGGGATTCAAAAAGGGGAAAACATCGCGATTTGGGCGACGAATGTTCCTGAATGGGTCATTTCTCAATACGCCACCGCGAAAATGGGCGGCGTTTTGGTGACGGTCAATACGAGTTATCGGACACATGAGCTAGAATATCTACTTCGCCAGTCAGAATCCACGACGTTGCTATTGATAGATTCGTATCGCGATGCGGACTATGTTGGAATGGTTCGGGAAATCTGCCCCGAGCTAGCGAATTGTGAGCCAGGAAACCTCCAATCAGCTCGACTGCCTCATTTGAAAAACGTTATCTATATCGGGGAAGAACGTCAGCCCGGTATGTTTTTATGGCGTGATTTGCTGGAACGCTCCGCACAGGTCGCTGAAGAAGAGCGAAAGGCGAGACAACAAACCTTGCTCCCCGATGAAGTCATCAATATGCAGTACACCTCCGGGACGACCGGTTTTCCCAAAGGTGTCATGCTCTCCCATAGCAATATCGTCAACAATGCCATCAAGGTTGCAGAGTGCCAACGTTTGGGAATGGAAGACCGGGTGTGCATTCCCGTTCCTTTCTTTCACTGCTTCGGATGTGTGATGGGGACGCTGGCGTGTGTTGCGACAGGAGCGACGATGGTCCCTGTAACGGCCTTTGATCCCGGACTGGTTCTCTCGATTGTAGAACAAGAGCGCTGTACGGCTCTATACGGTGTTCCGACGATGTTTATCGCGGAGCTGAACCACCCGTCGTTTGCCGAGCGTGATCTGAGCTCCTTGCGAACAGGAATCATGGCAGGCTCGCTATGCCCGATCGAAGTCATGAAAAACGTCGTTCATAAAATGGGCATTCGGGATATTACCATCGCGTATGGGCAGACGGAATCCTCTCCCGTTATTACACAGACCGTTCCGAATGATTCCATTGAACGAAAAGTAGAGACAGTCGGGCGAGTCCATGAAGGGGTGGAGGCGAAGGTTATCGATCCGATCACAGGCGAAACCTTGCCGCCGGGAGTACAGGGGGAATTGTGCACACGGGGATATCTGGTTATGAAAGGGTATTACAACATGCCAGAGCAAACCGCAAAGACGATTGATTCTGACGGCTGGCTGCATACCGGAGACCTCGCCACTGTGGACGAAGAGGGCTACTATCGAATCACAGGTCGACTCAAGGACATGATTATCCGAGGTGGAGAAAATATTTATCCGCGCGAGGTTGAGGAATTCCTCTATACCCATCCACACATTTTAGACGTCCAGATCGTAGGTGTTCCCGATACCGTATACGGGGAGCAGGTATTGGCATGTATCCGTGTCAAACCAGGCGAAACGTTGACAGAGCAAGACGTACTCAGCTATTGCGAGGGAAAAATAGCTCGCTATAAAATCCCCAAGTACATTCAATTTATCGATGAGTATCCGATGACCGCTTCAGGAAAAATCCAGAAATTCAAATTGCGCGAGTATGCGATTCACGCTTTTGGATTACCTGGAGCGGGGAGTACAGAAACAGCCTAA
- a CDS encoding efflux RND transporter permease subunit has protein sequence MNKMILFLLKRRLIVYLFTFLLVIAGIGSLLSFNVELVPKTDFPVLSVNISGGSIPPEEMEDKVTKKIEQELKSITEIKEYTSTTGSGSVRISITAKEGTGEKVKQDVQNAVNRLRNGFPKAVDRVEVNQMSFGDDALIDYALVGADPQSMLSLAKTTIKDRIEAVPGVKEVEISDRSFENQIAVTLRPDQLNAYRTTPADVIAQLQDTNWKQAVGTLENSGFDTVVMVDDTYSTVQEMTVLPIETPNGTVPLSQLATIEDLRGKVKDSVALTNGSVFVHLSVKRADGSDLITTQGKVEQIVREINTEANGQYQLKVMIEAVSYIQHAVTNLSRDVMIGGALAIIILFVFLRNWRVTLVIATTLPLSALMTFIAMKLGGYNIDMVSLLSLSLSVGLIVDAAIVVLESIYHFREKGEPLTHAIVKGTREVLTPVFTSQLTIIIVFLPLIFADFEDWLKPILATIAFTVSSAIVASTIAAFFFVPVFSDRFLQKDKKVSLEGEAKEHVIVRGFSKLLQLALRHRVKTLLVAVATFVVAGVMTPLMKMGQGIDANENLVFASIEMPTGSTLEKTQKAALAGETTLREIHEVKDVFFFSSKENSEIFISLRPKSERQRDKEALTADINERLKAIPGIESITTNFGGQGTDAPIQLDIVGDDLEQMRLIATDVEGMLATIPGVENIRNDFKEGKEKVTLVPKQEAMSRLNVDPRSLLQQLSSMIGDQPITSVTKDGIEVDVVAKLPDNWLKHPDQLHSMMISSKSGAQVPLSELVEWTYSKSPVVITHEKGERIVTVSAELQGSDLGAVGRQITEKLPTLAVPAGYSIDIAGKLKEQSANMTQGVFVFAGVLALIYVVMVAQFGRLSQPFIILLTIPMALVGVVIGFVLTQRVFGEMAMIGIIMLVGIVVSNAILLIDRINLLRGRGMNLAEAIVQGTKERVRPVIMTKLTAILGMLPMGLAMAEGSDLEAPLATAVISGLVFHTIVTLILVPVLYSLFEGAKERRLARKLARQAKRQEKKTEKAKLQPTQM, from the coding sequence ATGAATAAGATGATTCTCTTTTTGCTGAAACGCCGACTGATCGTCTACCTCTTTACATTCTTGCTCGTGATCGCGGGAATCGGCTCCTTGTTGAGCTTCAATGTGGAGCTGGTACCGAAAACGGATTTCCCAGTCCTTTCCGTCAACATTTCAGGAGGCTCCATACCACCGGAAGAGATGGAAGACAAGGTCACCAAAAAGATTGAACAAGAACTAAAGTCGATTACCGAAATCAAAGAGTACACGTCCACCACAGGTTCAGGCTCAGTCCGAATCTCGATTACTGCCAAAGAAGGCACTGGTGAAAAAGTCAAACAGGACGTGCAGAACGCTGTTAACAGACTCCGCAACGGCTTCCCAAAAGCAGTAGATCGAGTGGAAGTGAATCAGATGAGTTTTGGGGATGATGCCCTGATCGACTATGCGTTGGTCGGAGCGGATCCACAATCAATGCTGAGCTTGGCAAAGACAACGATCAAAGACCGAATTGAAGCAGTGCCAGGCGTGAAGGAAGTAGAAATTTCCGATCGCAGCTTTGAAAATCAGATAGCCGTGACCTTGCGACCGGATCAGCTCAATGCTTACCGAACGACGCCAGCCGATGTGATCGCACAGCTGCAGGATACCAACTGGAAGCAAGCTGTGGGAACGTTGGAAAACTCCGGATTTGATACGGTTGTCATGGTGGACGATACGTACAGTACTGTTCAGGAAATGACGGTACTCCCCATAGAGACGCCAAATGGAACTGTTCCGTTGAGCCAGCTTGCGACGATAGAAGATCTGAGAGGGAAAGTCAAAGACTCGGTTGCGCTGACGAATGGAAGTGTTTTTGTACACTTGAGCGTAAAACGGGCAGATGGCAGTGATTTAATCACTACGCAAGGTAAGGTAGAGCAGATCGTCCGCGAGATTAATACAGAGGCGAACGGACAGTACCAATTGAAAGTCATGATAGAAGCGGTCTCCTATATCCAGCACGCGGTAACTAACCTGAGCCGTGACGTCATGATCGGGGGCGCACTAGCTATCATCATTCTGTTCGTGTTCCTGAGAAATTGGCGGGTCACGCTGGTTATTGCTACCACCCTACCTTTATCCGCACTCATGACTTTTATTGCGATGAAGCTGGGTGGCTACAACATTGACATGGTGAGCTTGCTTTCTCTCAGTTTGTCTGTCGGTCTGATTGTAGATGCAGCCATTGTTGTATTGGAGAGCATCTATCATTTCAGGGAAAAGGGAGAGCCTTTGACACATGCGATTGTCAAAGGGACACGCGAAGTATTGACGCCTGTTTTTACCTCGCAATTGACGATTATCATCGTATTTTTACCGTTGATCTTCGCGGATTTCGAAGACTGGCTGAAACCGATTTTGGCAACGATTGCCTTTACCGTTTCCTCCGCGATCGTTGCTTCTACGATTGCCGCTTTTTTCTTCGTCCCTGTGTTCTCCGATCGCTTTCTGCAAAAAGATAAGAAGGTGTCACTGGAAGGTGAAGCAAAGGAACATGTGATTGTTCGTGGGTTTAGCAAGCTTCTGCAATTGGCTTTGCGTCATCGCGTGAAAACGTTGCTCGTTGCCGTCGCTACGTTCGTCGTAGCTGGGGTGATGACGCCACTCATGAAGATGGGGCAAGGGATCGATGCCAACGAAAATCTGGTGTTTGCCTCGATTGAGATGCCTACCGGGTCGACACTGGAAAAAACCCAAAAGGCCGCGTTGGCAGGAGAAACCACATTACGTGAGATTCACGAGGTAAAAGATGTTTTCTTCTTCTCTTCCAAAGAAAACTCGGAAATATTTATCTCCTTGCGACCTAAGAGTGAACGCCAGCGTGACAAGGAAGCGTTGACGGCAGATATCAATGAACGCCTGAAAGCCATACCGGGCATTGAATCGATCACGACAAACTTCGGTGGGCAAGGAACAGACGCCCCAATCCAACTGGATATCGTGGGTGACGACTTGGAACAAATGCGTTTGATCGCCACAGATGTGGAAGGCATGCTTGCAACCATTCCGGGCGTCGAGAACATCCGTAATGATTTTAAGGAAGGAAAGGAAAAAGTCACCCTCGTTCCGAAGCAGGAAGCCATGTCGCGTCTGAATGTAGATCCGCGTTCCTTGCTGCAGCAGCTCAGTTCGATGATTGGAGATCAACCGATTACGTCGGTTACAAAAGACGGGATCGAGGTAGATGTCGTCGCCAAGCTACCGGACAACTGGCTGAAGCATCCAGATCAGCTGCATAGCATGATGATCAGCAGCAAGAGTGGGGCACAAGTGCCGCTGTCAGAATTGGTAGAATGGACGTACAGTAAATCTCCTGTCGTCATCACCCATGAGAAAGGGGAACGCATCGTTACAGTTTCAGCTGAATTGCAGGGAAGTGATTTGGGAGCAGTAGGACGACAAATCACAGAGAAGCTGCCTACGCTTGCAGTTCCAGCGGGATACTCCATTGATATTGCTGGGAAGCTGAAAGAACAGAGTGCGAACATGACTCAGGGAGTCTTTGTCTTTGCCGGAGTGCTCGCCCTGATCTACGTGGTGATGGTTGCCCAGTTCGGACGTCTCTCTCAGCCATTTATCATCTTGCTGACGATTCCGATGGCCCTCGTCGGGGTAGTGATTGGTTTTGTCCTAACGCAGCGTGTGTTTGGTGAGATGGCGATGATCGGGATCATTATGCTGGTCGGTATCGTGGTATCAAACGCTATCCTGCTGATCGACCGAATCAACCTACTACGCGGTCGCGGTATGAATTTGGCGGAGGCGATCGTTCAAGGTACCAAGGAACGCGTACGTCCGGTCATCATGACCAAGCTGACGGCTATTCTGGGAATGCTTCCGATGGGCTTGGCCATGGCAGAAGGCTCCGATCTTGAAGCGCCGCTTGCTACCGCTGTGATTTCGGGGCTTGTCTTCCACACGATCGTGACACTCATACTGGTTCCCGTGTTGTACTCGCTGTTTGAAGGGGCAAAAGAAAGACGTTTGGCTCGCAAACTGGCTCGTCAAGCCAAGCGTCAGGAGAAGAAAACAGAAAAGGCGAAATTACAGCCGACTCAAATGTAA
- a CDS encoding efflux RND transporter periplasmic adaptor subunit: MKKRASIILASLLLVATGCGPAPEAPQQAEAKAKVVEVVKVTKAANPVVLSVTGMVEAKRDAVLPFGTGGTISAIQVSKGAKIGQGQLLATLDTRYYQKEVEVAASQVAEAAARKTQTLKGATAQAIEQQRLQVKSAQNQLEKARQDVTVGEKLLAGGAISQSEINDRKRVLSQAEISVRDAQLALDELQRGAQPEDVAVANASIKQASGQVDRAKKSLDDAKIEAPFAGTIVDVFKQSGEQASPGEQIIHLVDLSEVKVTLDITNEGIGQFHEKAKVQIVSSDGKKSNGTVTFVSPVVDKQTGKYRVEVTVPNPDSYWRGGMTATVEVPRKINGFLVPLESVGVSQSQHYVMAVENGLTVRKEVKVGQMTGDQIEILSGIKEGDQLLRSGITFYVEGQKVEAKGE; the protein is encoded by the coding sequence GTGAAAAAACGAGCGTCAATAATTCTGGCTTCCCTGTTGCTTGTTGCGACTGGATGCGGGCCTGCTCCTGAAGCTCCACAGCAAGCAGAAGCGAAGGCAAAAGTAGTTGAAGTCGTCAAAGTGACGAAGGCGGCAAATCCCGTGGTGCTGAGCGTGACGGGAATGGTCGAGGCAAAACGGGATGCCGTACTGCCTTTCGGAACAGGCGGAACGATCTCGGCCATACAAGTAAGCAAAGGTGCCAAGATCGGTCAAGGTCAGCTCTTGGCAACGTTGGACACCCGGTACTATCAAAAAGAAGTGGAAGTGGCAGCGAGTCAGGTCGCTGAGGCAGCCGCTCGCAAGACGCAGACACTCAAAGGTGCGACTGCACAAGCGATCGAACAGCAACGCTTGCAAGTAAAAAGCGCGCAGAACCAGCTGGAAAAAGCTCGGCAGGATGTCACGGTGGGTGAAAAGCTGTTAGCTGGCGGGGCTATTTCGCAAAGCGAAATAAATGATCGCAAGCGAGTGCTGTCCCAAGCAGAAATTTCTGTAAGAGACGCACAACTGGCATTAGATGAACTTCAGCGTGGAGCACAGCCAGAGGATGTAGCAGTAGCCAATGCTTCAATCAAACAAGCATCTGGACAGGTAGACCGAGCGAAAAAGAGCCTAGACGATGCCAAAATCGAAGCTCCTTTTGCAGGTACGATTGTGGATGTCTTCAAGCAATCGGGCGAACAGGCTTCACCCGGTGAACAAATCATTCACTTAGTCGATCTGTCCGAGGTAAAAGTGACGTTGGACATCACGAATGAGGGAATCGGTCAGTTCCACGAGAAAGCAAAGGTACAGATCGTTTCCAGTGATGGCAAGAAAAGCAATGGAACAGTTACATTCGTCTCTCCTGTTGTCGACAAGCAGACGGGCAAATATCGTGTCGAGGTAACGGTCCCGAACCCGGATAGCTACTGGCGTGGTGGTATGACAGCGACAGTGGAAGTGCCACGTAAAATAAATGGCTTTCTCGTACCGCTGGAGAGTGTAGGGGTGAGTCAATCTCAGCATTATGTTATGGCCGTGGAGAACGGCTTGACGGTACGCAAGGAAGTCAAGGTAGGTCAAATGACTGGCGACCAGATTGAAATCTTATCTGGGATTAAAGAAGGAGACCAGCTCCTGCGTTCCGGCATTACGTTTTATGTTGAGGGGCAAAAAGTAGAGGCGAAGGGAGAATAG